In Yersinia enterocolitica subsp. enterocolitica, one DNA window encodes the following:
- the sanA gene encoding outer membrane permeability protein SanA produces the protein MWKRLIISLIIIAGLLMVTAIALDRWISWKTAPFIYDELQDLPHRQVGVVLGTAKYYKTGGINQFYQYRIQGALNAYNSGKVSYLLLSGDNALHSYNEPMTMRRDLMAAGVPASDIVLDYTGFRTLDSIVRTRKVFDTNDFIIITQRFHCERALFIAMHMGIQAQCFAVPSPKDMLNVRVREIFARLGALSDLYIMKREPRFLGPLIPIPAVHVIPDDAQGYPAVSPEQLVELEHRLAEEKAKKPAPAPAPAPAPAPAPAPAPAPAPAP, from the coding sequence ATGTGGAAACGCCTGATTATTAGCTTAATTATCATCGCAGGGTTGCTGATGGTGACAGCTATTGCGCTCGATCGCTGGATCAGCTGGAAAACAGCCCCTTTTATCTACGATGAACTGCAAGACTTACCGCACCGGCAGGTTGGTGTGGTATTAGGCACGGCTAAGTATTATAAAACCGGTGGTATAAATCAGTTTTATCAATACCGCATCCAAGGGGCGCTAAACGCCTATAACAGTGGCAAAGTCAGTTACTTACTGCTGAGTGGTGACAATGCGCTACACAGTTATAATGAGCCGATGACCATGCGCCGCGATTTGATGGCCGCCGGTGTGCCCGCCTCTGACATTGTGTTGGATTATACCGGTTTCCGCACACTAGATTCTATTGTGCGCACTCGAAAAGTATTTGATACCAATGATTTTATTATCATTACTCAGCGTTTCCATTGCGAGCGGGCGTTGTTTATCGCTATGCATATGGGGATTCAAGCGCAGTGTTTTGCTGTGCCGTCCCCCAAAGATATGCTCAATGTTCGGGTACGTGAGATCTTTGCCCGCCTCGGCGCGCTGTCAGATCTCTATATTATGAAACGCGAGCCACGCTTCCTGGGGCCATTAATCCCTATTCCGGCAGTACACGTGATACCGGATGATGCGCAAGGTTACCCCGCTGTATCCCCTGAGCAACTGGTTGAACTGGAACACCGGCTGGCAGAAGAAAAAGCGAAAAAACCTGCACCTGCACCTGCACCTGCACCTGCACCTGCACCTGCACCTGCACCTGCACCTGCACCTGCACCTGCACCATGA
- a CDS encoding NAD-dependent malic enzyme: MELEYESKRPLYIPYAGPILLEFPLLNKGSAFTNDERSHFNLHGLLPEAVETIEEQAERAYRQYQDFKNDDDKHIYLRNIQDTNETLFYRLLEAHLSEMMPIIYTPTVGEACEHFSDIYRRARGLFISYPNREHIDDMLQNATKQNVKVIVVTDGERILGLGDQGIGGMGIPIGKLSLYTACGGISPAYTLPVVLDVGTNNPQRLNDPLYMGWRHPRISGDEYYAFVDEFIQAVKRRWPNVLLQFEDFTQNNATPLLNRYRDELCCFNDDIQGTAAVTLGSLIAASHAAGSQLRDQTVTFLGAGSAGCGIAEQIIAQMISEGLSEEQARARVFMVDRFGLLTDKLPNLLDFQSKLVQKSDALQSWNLTSDSISLQDVVRNAKPTVLIGVSGQPGLFTEELIREMHKHCARPIVMPLSNPTSRVEARPEDIINWTDGAALVATGSPFSPVSYKEKLYPIAQCNNSYIFPGIGLGVLASGAKRVTDGMLMAASRALAQCSPLAQNGEGALLPNIDDIQAVSKTIAMQVGKAAQLQGVAIVTSEEALAKAIEHNYWQPQYRTYKRTSF; encoded by the coding sequence ATGGAACTTGAATACGAAAGTAAACGCCCCCTGTACATCCCCTACGCTGGCCCGATCCTATTAGAATTCCCTTTATTGAACAAAGGTAGCGCCTTCACCAATGATGAGCGCAGCCACTTCAATTTACACGGCTTATTGCCAGAAGCGGTTGAAACCATCGAAGAACAGGCTGAACGTGCTTATCGTCAGTATCAGGATTTCAAAAACGACGACGATAAACATATTTATCTGCGTAATATTCAAGATACTAATGAAACCCTGTTTTACCGCCTGCTGGAAGCGCATCTTAGCGAGATGATGCCCATTATTTACACCCCGACGGTCGGCGAAGCTTGTGAACACTTCTCCGACATCTATCGCCGCGCGCGCGGGTTATTTATCTCTTATCCGAACCGCGAACACATTGATGACATGCTGCAAAATGCCACCAAGCAAAATGTGAAAGTTATCGTGGTTACTGACGGCGAACGCATTCTCGGCCTTGGCGACCAAGGTATCGGCGGCATGGGGATTCCTATTGGCAAATTGTCACTGTATACCGCCTGCGGTGGTATTAGTCCGGCGTATACCTTGCCAGTGGTATTAGATGTGGGCACCAACAACCCCCAACGTCTGAACGACCCGCTGTATATGGGCTGGCGTCATCCGCGTATTTCCGGCGATGAATATTATGCCTTTGTTGATGAATTCATTCAGGCAGTCAAACGCCGCTGGCCGAATGTATTGTTACAATTTGAAGATTTTACTCAGAACAATGCCACGCCGCTGCTCAACCGCTACCGTGATGAGCTGTGCTGCTTCAATGATGATATTCAGGGCACAGCAGCGGTCACATTGGGTAGCCTGATTGCGGCAAGTCATGCCGCTGGCAGCCAGTTGCGCGACCAAACTGTCACCTTCCTCGGCGCAGGTTCAGCCGGTTGTGGTATTGCTGAGCAGATCATTGCGCAGATGATTTCGGAAGGTCTGAGTGAAGAACAAGCTCGGGCGCGTGTCTTTATGGTCGACCGTTTCGGCCTGTTGACTGATAAACTGCCTAATCTGTTGGATTTCCAAAGTAAATTGGTGCAAAAAAGCGATGCGTTGCAAAGCTGGAATCTAACCAGTGACTCAATCTCATTGCAGGATGTGGTTCGTAATGCCAAACCTACCGTGCTGATTGGGGTTTCTGGTCAGCCGGGGTTATTTACCGAAGAGTTGATCCGCGAGATGCACAAGCACTGTGCGCGCCCGATAGTGATGCCACTGTCGAACCCCACTTCACGGGTAGAAGCGCGGCCAGAAGATATTATTAACTGGACGGATGGCGCAGCATTGGTCGCAACAGGTAGCCCCTTCTCACCGGTCAGCTATAAAGAGAAACTGTATCCAATTGCACAATGCAATAATTCTTATATCTTCCCCGGCATTGGTTTGGGGGTGCTGGCATCCGGTGCCAAGCGTGTCACCGACGGCATGCTGATGGCCGCCAGCCGTGCATTGGCGCAGTGTTCACCGCTGGCGCAAAACGGCGAAGGAGCATTACTACCCAATATCGATGATATTCAGGCGGTGTCAAAAACCATCGCTATGCAAGTAGGGAAAGCTGCGCAGTTGCAAGGTGTCGCTATTGTCACTTCTGAGGAAGCATTAGCTAAGGCCATTGAGCACAACTATTGGCAGCCACAGTATCGGACTTACAAACGAACCTCGTTCTAG
- the hypA gene encoding hydrogenase maturation nickel metallochaperone HypA has translation MHEITLCQNAIAMMEQQARLHGAQRITGVWLETGAFSCVEPQALAFCFELVCRGTLAEGCVLHLSQQPSQVWCHDCQQAVNLLSSKVTRCPLCAGSHLRIGAADDGVIIKRLEVE, from the coding sequence ATGCATGAGATTACCTTGTGCCAAAATGCTATTGCCATGATGGAACAGCAGGCACGGTTGCACGGTGCACAGAGAATTACCGGCGTGTGGCTGGAAACCGGTGCTTTTTCCTGTGTCGAGCCGCAGGCACTGGCGTTCTGTTTTGAGTTAGTGTGTCGTGGCACTTTGGCGGAAGGCTGTGTTTTGCATCTTAGCCAGCAGCCATCACAAGTGTGGTGCCATGACTGCCAGCAAGCGGTTAATTTGCTCAGCAGCAAAGTGACTCGTTGCCCGTTATGTGCGGGCAGCCACTTACGTATTGGGGCGGCTGATGATGGCGTGATAATTAAGCGGTTGGAGGTGGAATGA
- a CDS encoding HypC/HybG/HupF family hydrogenase formation chaperone: protein MCIGIPGQIVALDDTQPGTAWVDVCGVRRSVNIMLVAADEQASLALIGHWVLVHVGFAMSRLDEDEALETLQLLQEMGEVESDVGAFLGQRE from the coding sequence ATGTGTATAGGGATCCCTGGGCAAATTGTCGCGTTGGATGACACTCAACCAGGCACGGCATGGGTGGATGTCTGTGGCGTGCGCCGCTCGGTCAATATTATGCTGGTGGCAGCGGATGAGCAGGCGAGTTTAGCATTAATCGGTCATTGGGTTTTGGTGCATGTGGGGTTTGCCATGAGCCGACTGGATGAGGATGAAGCGCTGGAGACCTTGCAGTTATTGCAAGAGATGGGGGAGGTTGAAAGTGATGTCGGGGCGTTTTTAGGGCAAAGGGAGTAG